A stretch of Rubinisphaera margarita DNA encodes these proteins:
- a CDS encoding DMP19 family protein yields the protein MNPNDLIEQYSIMIYEPPLIHSREDGTIRDLSNPLSVIMLIIDFDSEVSINGINNFLGNSTGRFAHEIVRALQIIGCDPEAAQLQQILDIAETAGMTREAIQQERSGLGLFAVTSFSELHGDKWDAACAEIDTIESEIDYSKISRHATKFVATHADVFEAAIGHAS from the coding sequence ATGAATCCAAACGATTTAATCGAACAATACTCGATCATGATCTATGAGCCTCCGTTAATTCACTCGCGCGAGGATGGCACGATTCGCGATCTCTCGAATCCCCTATCGGTCATCATGCTGATCATTGACTTCGATTCTGAAGTCTCGATAAATGGGATAAACAACTTTCTAGGCAACAGTACCGGGCGATTCGCTCATGAAATCGTTAGAGCCTTACAGATCATTGGTTGTGATCCCGAGGCCGCTCAACTTCAACAGATACTCGATATTGCCGAGACCGCTGGAATGACGCGTGAGGCCATCCAGCAGGAACGCTCCGGTCTGGGTCTGTTCGCGGTGACCAGTTTTTCCGAATTGCATGGCGACAAATGGGACGCAGCGTGCGCCGAAATCGACACGATTGAATCGGAGATCGACTATTCAAAAATTAGCCGCCATGCCACGAAATTCGTCGCGACTCATGCGGACGTGTTCGAAGCCGCCATTGGACATGCGAGCTGA
- a CDS encoding cation:proton antiporter, with the protein MSAVPWFVAVGAILIILALTSSFLSRLPLSTSVVCLVLGILLGPMGIGLVELELIRDAALIERLTEVAVIISLFAAGLQLRLPFDRREWGLSLTLATLGMVLTIGLIAGLGVLIGLPIGAAVILGAVLAPTDPVLASDVQVKHSTDDDPLRFVLTGEAGFNDGAAFPFVMLGLGLLGLHELGDWGWRWWMVDVIWAVLAGLSIGAALGTAVGHVVLYLRRQEEALGLNNFLGVGLIAISYGAALWMHAYGFLAVFAAGLALRHLERRAETQPPSESLRNAAGAETEEQLATAEETAPAYLAEAIVNFNSHLEHFAEVTLVILIGALLRPEMASWQLVATVAAVILVVRPVAVLLAIAGMPIRRIQRAYIAWFGIRGIGSIYYLTYAIEHGFHSPPVETVVNLAFATIATSILVHGITVTPLMNFYSRHTDEDQSSPEEASEKS; encoded by the coding sequence GTGAGTGCAGTCCCCTGGTTTGTCGCGGTCGGAGCGATTCTGATCATCCTTGCGCTCACATCCTCATTTTTGAGCCGCCTGCCGTTAAGCACTTCTGTGGTCTGTCTAGTTCTCGGAATCCTGCTCGGCCCGATGGGGATCGGACTGGTGGAGCTCGAACTGATTCGGGATGCCGCGTTGATCGAGCGGCTCACTGAAGTCGCGGTCATCATCTCTCTATTCGCGGCCGGCCTGCAGTTGCGGCTGCCATTCGACCGCCGGGAATGGGGCCTGTCGCTGACTCTGGCGACGCTGGGAATGGTGCTCACGATCGGTCTGATCGCCGGATTGGGCGTGTTGATCGGATTGCCGATTGGAGCAGCCGTCATTCTGGGAGCCGTGCTCGCCCCGACAGATCCCGTCCTCGCCTCCGACGTTCAGGTCAAGCATTCCACGGACGACGATCCGTTGCGGTTCGTCCTGACGGGGGAAGCCGGCTTCAACGATGGAGCCGCCTTTCCGTTTGTCATGCTCGGTCTGGGTCTGCTGGGTCTGCACGAACTCGGCGACTGGGGCTGGCGGTGGTGGATGGTCGATGTCATCTGGGCTGTGCTCGCGGGGCTGAGTATCGGGGCGGCTCTGGGAACCGCAGTCGGACATGTCGTGTTGTACCTGCGTCGTCAGGAGGAAGCTCTCGGTCTCAACAATTTCCTCGGCGTGGGGCTGATCGCGATCTCGTACGGAGCCGCTTTGTGGATGCATGCCTATGGATTCCTGGCCGTCTTTGCAGCCGGACTGGCGTTGCGACATCTCGAACGAAGAGCCGAAACCCAACCGCCGAGCGAGTCTCTGCGAAACGCCGCCGGAGCGGAAACCGAGGAGCAGCTCGCGACTGCGGAAGAAACGGCTCCGGCCTATCTGGCGGAGGCGATTGTGAACTTCAATTCGCATCTGGAACACTTCGCCGAAGTGACTCTCGTCATCCTGATCGGCGCATTGCTGCGACCAGAAATGGCGAGCTGGCAACTCGTCGCCACTGTCGCGGCAGTGATTCTCGTAGTCCGGCCAGTCGCCGTTCTGCTGGCAATTGCGGGCATGCCGATCCGACGGATTCAGCGAGCCTACATCGCCTGGTTCGGCATCCGGGGGATTGGCTCGATCTATTATCTCACGTATGCGATCGAACACGGCTTCCATTCCCCGCCGGTCGAAACGGTCGTCAATCTCGCCTTCGCCACGATCGCCACGTCGATTCTGGTTCACGGTATCACCGTCACCCCGCTGATGAACTTCTATAGCCGGCATACAGACGAAGACCAGTCTTCACCTGAGGAAGCCAGCGAAAAGTCGTGA
- a CDS encoding YCF48-related protein → MHGHGRRARPGSWLLLFLCLCSVPLAAADKSTAPPLTPEEIVLQDDATLHDVSFVGPSLGFAVGTRGTVRKTTDGGQTWTLLPTPVACDWKAVQFLTDRIGWVAGGAVSADGRTTQGCVLATRDGGETWSIQAPVDLGYVQHLQFFDLSHGVVCGEPSPQNPSGIWRTSDGGKTWRGVQHPRQFRWLAGSFTDHESGVLVGEQGRVALFGGNQLFLDPGINWGHKAIRSVAVDDSARGWLVGQGGLIRYSPGGASWQDPPREIPEELQRIMDFRDVAVRGDSVWMVGHPGSAILRSTDGGQTWQMVPTPSTVPLNAITFVDDSHGYAVGELGTVVKTSDGGSTWQLAGGPSRRLALLQFATVPDESSFSLIARYSGHHGYRSGIVALSSANDREETPQAVATSLRFETANQISAGSTSLTGWTLPLDLPELRENQQQLISRWNQATDGLLSEQVLIHLVRDLRTYRPTVVVLDAPVENDQAGKMMQQALENAIRMAGDPTAVPQLKTMTGLDPWPVARVVLRNRSGQGGDLVLDNSEYLPRLKQSVRSAAVPAFRMTGGPEALPPLFESYAVSSLTPIPQNLRMHDLFTGIVLGPGSDARRVLLPTDEADQRGEEVARRQRNLHAYVKKNLSEEQTAAQTIAQLNDFVRGMTPQQAATQLYELACEYRTNHDWDYCEAVLSRIVEDYPAQPLAGTAALELIQFWSSREMRQLRLQGRGAGKLRNEFQTSTPSRSSSGIEQVAGEKIDDSLDPVTPAVSTSEVAASLSSGSQQEKSAWEATWRQRAVALYEFLKSDHPQVAATAEVQFPLAALLREQGAERAANDLYGHFLLVEELDERQIRNPRLRIAVGEFWLQSQQGLPPGVFSLCLNATKPPRLDAEITEECWVTAEELRLKPTVGQPSLMNAPGEETPIVLCTFDEEYFYVAGRFPRRPNLPDDLPIRGGRYYDADLSGFDRLQFSIDVDRDYQTSYVFEVDQRGYTKERCGQDESWNPEWYVACDGDTESWQVEIAIPRAQLEPPGGARNPVWAVSLSRILPGEGVQSWNGQTTAEPQFGAVGLLRLQTP, encoded by the coding sequence ATGCATGGTCATGGACGACGTGCCCGGCCTGGCAGCTGGCTGCTGCTATTTCTTTGTCTCTGCTCCGTTCCGCTGGCCGCCGCCGACAAATCGACGGCTCCTCCGCTGACGCCGGAAGAAATCGTGCTGCAGGACGATGCGACTCTGCACGATGTTTCCTTCGTCGGTCCATCGCTCGGCTTCGCGGTGGGCACACGGGGAACGGTTCGAAAAACCACCGATGGCGGTCAGACATGGACGCTGTTGCCGACTCCCGTGGCCTGCGACTGGAAGGCGGTCCAGTTCCTGACCGATCGCATCGGCTGGGTTGCCGGGGGAGCGGTCTCCGCGGATGGACGCACGACCCAGGGATGCGTTCTGGCAACGCGCGACGGCGGAGAGACATGGTCGATCCAGGCCCCCGTCGATCTCGGCTACGTGCAGCATCTGCAATTCTTCGATCTCAGTCACGGCGTCGTCTGTGGAGAGCCCTCTCCGCAGAATCCGTCGGGCATCTGGCGGACCTCCGATGGCGGCAAGACCTGGCGTGGTGTTCAACATCCTCGTCAGTTCCGCTGGCTGGCCGGGAGTTTCACCGATCATGAGAGCGGCGTGCTGGTCGGTGAACAGGGTCGCGTGGCACTGTTCGGCGGCAATCAGCTGTTTCTCGACCCCGGCATCAACTGGGGCCACAAGGCGATTCGATCAGTCGCCGTCGACGACTCGGCCCGAGGCTGGCTGGTTGGTCAGGGCGGGTTGATCCGCTACTCACCCGGCGGCGCTTCCTGGCAGGATCCTCCGCGAGAAATCCCTGAAGAGTTGCAGCGGATCATGGACTTCCGCGACGTGGCTGTCCGCGGCGATTCGGTCTGGATGGTCGGGCACCCTGGCAGTGCCATCCTGCGATCGACCGATGGCGGACAGACCTGGCAAATGGTGCCGACGCCCTCCACAGTCCCATTGAATGCGATCACGTTCGTCGACGATTCCCACGGCTACGCAGTCGGCGAGCTCGGAACCGTGGTGAAGACGTCCGATGGAGGCAGCACCTGGCAACTCGCCGGTGGTCCGTCGCGGCGACTGGCGCTGCTGCAGTTTGCGACTGTTCCCGATGAGTCCTCGTTCAGTCTGATCGCTCGCTACAGCGGGCATCATGGGTATCGGTCCGGCATCGTGGCGTTGTCTTCGGCAAATGACCGAGAAGAGACCCCACAGGCGGTTGCGACGTCGTTGCGGTTCGAAACGGCCAACCAGATCTCGGCGGGCAGCACAAGCCTGACCGGCTGGACGCTGCCACTGGATCTTCCCGAGTTGAGAGAAAATCAACAGCAGTTGATTTCCCGCTGGAATCAGGCGACAGACGGACTGCTCTCCGAACAGGTCCTGATCCATCTCGTTCGCGATCTGAGAACGTATCGTCCGACCGTCGTCGTCCTGGATGCTCCGGTCGAAAACGATCAGGCCGGCAAGATGATGCAGCAGGCTCTGGAGAATGCCATCCGCATGGCTGGAGATCCCACAGCTGTGCCTCAACTCAAAACCATGACCGGGCTGGATCCATGGCCGGTCGCCCGGGTCGTTCTGCGGAATCGATCCGGTCAGGGGGGCGACCTTGTGCTGGACAATAGCGAGTACCTGCCGCGACTGAAGCAGTCGGTCCGTTCGGCAGCGGTTCCTGCATTCCGCATGACCGGCGGTCCCGAAGCACTGCCGCCCCTGTTCGAGAGTTACGCCGTTTCGAGCCTCACTCCGATTCCTCAGAATCTGCGAATGCACGATCTGTTTACCGGAATCGTACTCGGTCCCGGCAGCGATGCCCGGAGAGTCCTCCTCCCCACCGACGAGGCGGATCAGCGGGGCGAGGAAGTGGCCCGCCGCCAGCGGAACTTGCATGCGTACGTCAAGAAGAATCTTTCCGAAGAGCAGACCGCTGCTCAGACCATCGCTCAGCTCAACGACTTCGTGCGAGGCATGACGCCACAACAGGCGGCAACGCAACTCTACGAACTCGCCTGCGAGTATCGCACGAATCACGACTGGGACTACTGCGAAGCGGTCCTGTCCCGCATTGTCGAAGACTACCCCGCCCAGCCTCTGGCCGGAACAGCTGCACTCGAGTTGATTCAGTTCTGGAGTTCGCGGGAGATGCGGCAACTTCGACTCCAGGGACGCGGCGCTGGCAAACTGCGGAACGAATTTCAGACGTCGACTCCCTCCAGGAGTTCTTCCGGCATCGAACAGGTTGCCGGCGAGAAGATCGATGATTCACTGGATCCTGTCACCCCGGCCGTTTCCACCTCGGAAGTCGCGGCTTCCCTCTCCAGTGGCAGCCAGCAGGAGAAGTCGGCCTGGGAAGCCACCTGGCGACAGCGAGCAGTCGCGCTCTATGAGTTTCTGAAAAGCGACCATCCCCAGGTCGCCGCCACGGCTGAAGTGCAGTTTCCTCTCGCCGCCCTTCTTCGCGAACAGGGAGCCGAGCGGGCCGCCAACGACTTGTACGGGCACTTTCTGCTCGTCGAAGAACTGGATGAACGACAGATCCGCAACCCGCGTCTTCGCATCGCCGTGGGCGAGTTCTGGCTGCAGAGTCAGCAGGGGTTGCCACCCGGCGTGTTCAGCCTCTGCCTGAATGCGACGAAACCGCCACGACTGGACGCCGAGATCACCGAAGAATGCTGGGTCACCGCGGAAGAACTCCGTCTGAAACCAACTGTCGGGCAGCCTTCGCTCATGAATGCCCCCGGCGAAGAAACGCCGATTGTGCTCTGCACGTTCGATGAAGAGTACTTCTACGTGGCGGGACGCTTTCCGCGGCGGCCGAATCTTCCGGACGATTTGCCGATCCGAGGGGGACGCTACTATGATGCCGATCTGAGTGGCTTCGACCGATTGCAGTTCTCGATTGATGTCGATCGGGACTATCAGACGTCGTACGTGTTCGAAGTCGATCAGCGAGGATACACGAAGGAACGTTGTGGACAGGATGAAAGCTGGAATCCGGAATGGTACGTCGCCTGTGATGGTGACACCGAGAGCTGGCAGGTCGAAATCGCCATCCCGCGGGCTCAACTCGAACCGCCGGGAGGCGCTCGCAATCCCGTGTGGGCAGTTTCGCTCTCACGAATTCTGCCGGGTGAAGGGGTTCAAAGCTGGAACGGCCAGACGACAGCTGAGCCCCAGTTCGGAGCCGTCGGCCTGCTGCGACTGCAAACGCCCTGA
- a CDS encoding DUF1559 domain-containing protein, with the protein MTGKSADMGRTLHKPSGFTLIELLVVIAIIAILVALLLPAVQQAREAARRSSCKNNLKQMGLALHNYHDVHSVFPYSTANASSNAGTPTGSNVLNHSGYVLLLPYLEQPALYDQYNHSWAYGIRNESGGVVAGGTDPNVNTNLNLSKTRVEVFLCPSDSGSATYGSANASYGCGVTDSYRASYGFSVAYGNGGTLWSSTGQTTRALFGLNSRSKMRDIKDGTSNTVAFVETTLEVDDGETLSWGCSSHVGQGVNLTASRGINNFRCCSWRTPPDQQYQYGRNGEWGEPGSLHQGGIQVALADGSVRFISENIDTNTRRYLARIADGQVMGEL; encoded by the coding sequence ATGACTGGCAAGTCTGCGGACATGGGCCGCACTCTCCACAAGCCCTCCGGCTTCACGCTCATTGAACTTCTAGTAGTGATCGCGATCATTGCTATTCTTGTCGCACTGCTCCTTCCGGCCGTTCAGCAGGCCCGCGAAGCGGCTCGACGGAGCTCCTGCAAGAACAACCTGAAACAGATGGGTCTGGCCCTGCACAACTATCACGATGTGCACAGCGTCTTTCCCTACTCGACCGCCAACGCCTCGTCCAACGCCGGCACGCCGACAGGCTCGAACGTGCTGAACCATTCCGGCTACGTGCTGCTGCTTCCGTACCTCGAGCAGCCGGCGCTGTACGATCAGTACAACCACAGCTGGGCCTATGGCATTCGCAATGAGAGCGGCGGCGTGGTGGCGGGCGGCACGGATCCCAACGTCAACACGAACCTGAATCTCTCGAAGACGCGGGTCGAAGTCTTCCTCTGTCCTTCCGATTCCGGTTCGGCTACGTATGGCTCGGCGAATGCCTCGTATGGCTGCGGCGTGACCGATTCCTACCGGGCCTCCTACGGATTCAGTGTCGCTTACGGCAATGGCGGCACGTTGTGGTCGTCGACCGGACAAACGACGCGGGCTCTGTTCGGACTCAACTCGCGGAGCAAGATGCGGGACATCAAAGACGGGACATCGAATACGGTCGCCTTCGTAGAAACGACCCTCGAAGTCGACGATGGTGAAACGCTCTCATGGGGCTGCTCCTCGCACGTGGGACAAGGCGTGAACCTGACCGCTTCGCGAGGCATTAACAACTTCCGCTGCTGTTCCTGGCGGACGCCGCCCGATCAGCAGTATCAGTACGGCCGCAACGGAGAATGGGGCGAACCCGGCTCGCTGCATCAGGGAGGCATTCAGGTCGCCCTGGCCGACGGTTCTGTCCGCTTCATTTCGGAGAACATCGACACCAACACGCGACGCTATCTGGCCCGCATTGCCGATGGCCAGGTGATGGGCGAGCTGTAA
- a CDS encoding DUF1559 domain-containing protein, whose product MKRSPHFSRGFTLIELLVVIAIIAILVALLLPAVQQAREAARRTQCKNNLKQLGLALHNYHDVHSVFPPGGLQVTSYRIGWAARIFPFLEEGAMYDEMNSLSPDALVTSTPYRYTSAPHYGDSVPYTTPVPTLACPSSPLGNTSPDIQHSTLTWLVSHGAMHYRGNGGSSDVGIIAGSSSSRDYSTSGIIYPTSKVRMAHITDGTTNTILLGESSSSKGWTDAQKKGWGGIQPWTWGYYYYSGGGFLQIDNKYIQYPINYTGSFATNNTPFTSPHAGGAHFLFCDGSTQFLSEYMDLDVLKRLSTRGEGEVIGEL is encoded by the coding sequence ATGAAACGCTCTCCACACTTCTCACGCGGCTTCACGTTGATCGAACTTCTCGTTGTGATCGCGATTATTGCTATTCTTGTAGCTCTGCTGCTTCCGGCCGTTCAGCAGGCGCGCGAGGCGGCTCGCAGAACTCAGTGTAAGAACAACCTGAAGCAGCTCGGACTGGCGCTGCACAACTATCACGATGTGCACTCAGTCTTTCCTCCCGGCGGACTGCAGGTGACAAGCTATCGCATCGGCTGGGCCGCCCGCATCTTCCCGTTTCTGGAAGAAGGGGCGATGTATGATGAGATGAATTCACTGTCGCCAGATGCACTCGTGACATCGACGCCGTACCGTTACACGTCGGCTCCGCACTATGGCGATTCGGTTCCTTACACGACTCCCGTTCCGACTCTGGCCTGTCCCTCGTCTCCGCTCGGAAACACGAGCCCGGACATTCAGCACTCGACCCTCACCTGGCTCGTCAGTCATGGCGCAATGCATTATCGCGGCAATGGTGGTTCGTCCGATGTAGGGATCATCGCCGGTTCGAGTTCGAGCCGCGATTACAGCACGTCGGGAATTATCTATCCCACCAGTAAGGTGCGGATGGCCCACATCACCGACGGAACGACCAACACGATCCTGCTTGGCGAATCGTCCAGTTCAAAGGGTTGGACCGATGCCCAGAAGAAGGGGTGGGGCGGAATTCAGCCGTGGACTTGGGGCTATTACTACTACTCGGGAGGCGGCTTCCTGCAGATCGACAACAAGTACATTCAGTACCCGATCAACTACACCGGTTCATTCGCCACGAACAACACGCCGTTCACGAGTCCCCACGCTGGGGGTGCTCACTTCCTGTTCTGCGACGGGAGCACGCAGTTCCTCAGCGAATACATGGACCTGGACGTGCTGAAGCGGCTGTCGACCCGCGGTGAAGGCGAAGTGATCGGCGAGCTGTAA
- a CDS encoding prenyltransferase/squalene oxidase repeat-containing protein, with the protein MNTTVRLPLLILSFCCLIAQGVFAEETPAVSPESLRNTIAKSLPYLETAGVAWIEEKDCVSCHRVSFQSWSYNAAASRGFSETEARARTWLDWSVAKSLEPNPETEKISGETNIDGLSQLLLGHRAGTAVPMKENEQQQFVELILKTQLEDGSWVAAGQLPMQKRPKRETAEVSTMWNLLALHTAGDSTAVDAAIERAKAWIAEAKPAVSSEWHAVRLLLADMENNESVREMELEQLRSLQREDGGWGWLIDAESDALATGQALYALAAVGVDSQDPAIVRAQQYLINTQTEDGSWPVHGTKTKKKDQVEETATYWGTAWAVIALLETME; encoded by the coding sequence ATGAACACTACCGTTCGCCTCCCGCTGCTCATCCTCAGCTTCTGTTGTCTGATTGCGCAGGGCGTGTTCGCCGAAGAGACTCCCGCAGTCTCCCCCGAATCACTCCGAAACACGATCGCGAAGAGTCTCCCCTATCTTGAAACGGCTGGCGTCGCCTGGATTGAGGAGAAGGATTGCGTTTCGTGTCATCGCGTCAGCTTTCAGAGCTGGAGCTATAATGCCGCGGCTTCCCGGGGCTTTTCAGAAACCGAAGCCAGGGCCCGCACCTGGCTCGACTGGTCGGTAGCCAAGTCGCTGGAACCGAATCCGGAGACTGAAAAGATCTCCGGCGAGACTAACATCGATGGACTCTCTCAGCTTCTGCTCGGACATCGGGCCGGGACAGCCGTGCCGATGAAGGAGAACGAACAGCAGCAGTTCGTCGAACTGATTCTGAAAACTCAACTCGAAGACGGCTCCTGGGTTGCCGCCGGTCAGCTGCCGATGCAGAAACGTCCCAAACGCGAAACCGCCGAAGTGAGTACGATGTGGAACCTCCTCGCCCTCCACACGGCTGGTGACTCCACGGCAGTGGACGCGGCGATTGAGCGCGCCAAGGCGTGGATCGCTGAGGCCAAACCGGCTGTCAGCTCGGAATGGCACGCTGTCCGTCTGCTGCTGGCCGATATGGAGAACAACGAGTCGGTTCGCGAAATGGAGCTGGAACAACTGCGATCGCTGCAGCGGGAAGACGGCGGCTGGGGCTGGCTGATCGACGCCGAAAGCGACGCCCTCGCCACCGGCCAGGCCCTGTATGCACTCGCAGCCGTCGGCGTTGATTCGCAGGATCCGGCAATCGTCCGCGCTCAACAGTACCTCATCAACACCCAGACCGAAGACGGCTCCTGGCCCGTCCACGGCACCAAAACGAAGAAGAAGGATCAGGTGGAAGAAACCGCCACCTACTGGGGCACGGCGTGGGCGGTAATCGCTCTGCTCGAGACGATGGAGTAA
- a CDS encoding Gfo/Idh/MocA family protein, with product MPAASFQTSRRGFLQSAAGAAALATFGSPAILRASQLEKLNVAFIAVGGRGGRNLKEVTADPDVNVVALCDVNEQNLQNAARLFPQARKYIDFRKLYEDGTDDIDAVVVSTPEHTHAYATMPALLRGKHVYCEKPLTHNVEEARLITQAAAKANVATQMGTQIHAGSNYRRVVEAIQSGAIGDVTECHVWVSRAWGRQSAEDAAKNKDRVHVMERPTEADPIPDYLNWDLWLGPAKERPFNNVYFPGPKWYRWWDFGNGTMSDLGSHWVDLPYWAMQLDAPLTVEAFGPEPHPEIAPASMHVKYEYGSRGKLPPCSLTWYQGADKPEIWTKGEIPQWGNGVLFIGTKGMLLSDYGKHVLLPEGEFKDYEPPEQFLGDSPGQHQEWVNACKNGTPTGSPFSYAGPLTEANHLGNVAFRAGQKIHWDAEAMKVTNVSSANQYLSREPRKGWSLKG from the coding sequence ATGCCAGCTGCTTCCTTCCAGACGTCTCGTCGAGGTTTTCTTCAGTCTGCTGCGGGAGCTGCGGCTCTCGCCACGTTCGGGTCGCCCGCCATTCTCAGAGCCAGTCAACTTGAGAAACTCAACGTCGCTTTCATCGCCGTTGGCGGACGCGGCGGACGGAACTTGAAAGAAGTGACCGCCGATCCAGATGTCAACGTCGTTGCTCTCTGCGATGTGAACGAACAGAACCTGCAGAACGCCGCCCGGCTCTTCCCCCAGGCCCGCAAGTACATCGACTTCCGCAAACTCTACGAAGACGGCACAGACGACATCGACGCCGTCGTCGTCAGCACGCCCGAACATACACACGCTTATGCGACGATGCCGGCTCTTCTTCGTGGGAAGCATGTCTATTGCGAGAAGCCGCTGACGCATAACGTCGAAGAAGCCCGGCTCATCACGCAGGCCGCCGCCAAGGCCAATGTCGCCACGCAGATGGGAACGCAGATTCACGCCGGCTCCAATTACCGCCGCGTGGTCGAAGCCATTCAGTCTGGTGCGATTGGCGATGTCACCGAATGTCATGTCTGGGTCTCGCGTGCCTGGGGACGCCAGTCGGCTGAAGACGCCGCGAAGAACAAGGACCGCGTGCATGTCATGGAGCGTCCGACTGAAGCCGATCCGATTCCCGATTATCTGAACTGGGACCTGTGGCTCGGCCCTGCGAAAGAGCGTCCGTTTAACAACGTCTACTTCCCCGGCCCGAAATGGTATCGCTGGTGGGACTTCGGCAACGGCACGATGTCCGACCTCGGCAGCCACTGGGTCGATCTCCCCTACTGGGCGATGCAGCTCGATGCTCCGCTGACTGTGGAAGCGTTCGGCCCGGAACCGCATCCCGAGATCGCCCCCGCTTCGATGCACGTGAAATACGAGTACGGCTCCCGCGGAAAGTTGCCCCCCTGTTCGCTCACCTGGTATCAGGGAGCCGACAAGCCGGAGATCTGGACAAAGGGCGAGATTCCGCAATGGGGCAACGGCGTGCTGTTCATCGGCACGAAAGGGATGCTGCTCTCCGACTACGGCAAACACGTCCTGCTGCCTGAAGGCGAGTTCAAGGACTACGAGCCGCCCGAGCAGTTCCTTGGCGACTCCCCGGGGCAGCATCAGGAATGGGTCAACGCCTGCAAGAACGGCACCCCGACCGGCAGCCCCTTCAGCTACGCCGGCCCACTGACCGAAGCCAACCACCTCGGCAACGTCGCCTTCCGAGCCGGCCAGAAGATTCACTGGGACGCCGAAGCGATGAAGGTGACCAACGTCTCTTCAGCCAACCAGTACCTCAGCAGAGAACCCCGAAAAGGCTGGAGCTTGAAGGGCTAA
- a CDS encoding carboxypeptidase-like regulatory domain-containing protein, with product MVSFAHSHRLVLACFTLIFLTGCFASEETGPEKILIPVTGTILLDGEPLANAAVNFQPTKGTTTQGAYGVTDAAGKFTAKQYSQTEGVEPGTYSVTFSKIAMPDGSPIPEGQTAADVGAVESLPPHLTAASETGSKYVLTVAAEPVLADYELKSRP from the coding sequence ATGGTTTCCTTCGCCCACTCCCACCGCCTCGTGTTGGCCTGTTTCACCCTGATCTTCCTGACCGGCTGCTTTGCTTCGGAAGAGACCGGCCCGGAGAAGATCCTCATCCCCGTCACGGGCACCATTCTGCTCGATGGCGAACCGCTCGCGAACGCAGCCGTCAATTTCCAGCCCACCAAAGGGACGACCACTCAAGGCGCGTACGGCGTCACGGACGCAGCGGGCAAGTTCACCGCGAAGCAGTACTCGCAAACCGAAGGCGTGGAGCCGGGAACGTATAGCGTGACCTTCTCCAAAATCGCGATGCCCGACGGCAGCCCGATTCCCGAAGGACAGACCGCCGCCGACGTCGGAGCCGTCGAAAGCCTGCCTCCCCATCTCACGGCGGCCAGCGAAACCGGCAGCAAGTACGTCCTGACCGTCGCAGCCGAACCCGTCCTCGCCGACTACGAACTCAAATCCCGCCCGTAA
- a CDS encoding HAD-IIA family hydrolase: MKRTLTSQHGLLLDMDGVIYRGSELIPGADEFVGHLLDVGLPFSFLTNNSQRTRRDVATKIRRMGMPVEDYHVYTCAQATATFLSEQKPNGTAYVIGEGGLHSALHDVGYSIVDSHPDYVVVGEGRTFTMEMLERACNLIKGGAKLIATNMDPNCPTQHGLRPGCGAIVAMLESATGMKAFSVGKPSPIMMRSARKELGLSASQTTIIGDTMETDILGGVQLGYQTVLVLSGGTRREDLKNYAFQPDLVVDSIADLDLDMLISPEPHLTTAMHSVG; the protein is encoded by the coding sequence ATGAAGAGGACCCTGACCTCTCAGCACGGGCTGTTACTCGACATGGATGGCGTGATTTATCGAGGCAGCGAACTGATTCCCGGAGCCGACGAATTCGTGGGCCACCTGCTGGACGTTGGCCTTCCGTTTTCGTTTCTCACCAACAACAGCCAGCGAACCCGCAGAGATGTCGCCACGAAGATTCGGCGGATGGGCATGCCGGTCGAAGACTATCATGTCTACACCTGCGCCCAGGCGACCGCCACGTTTCTGTCCGAACAGAAGCCGAACGGCACGGCGTATGTCATCGGCGAAGGAGGACTGCACAGCGCTCTGCACGACGTCGGCTACTCGATCGTCGATTCGCATCCCGACTACGTCGTGGTCGGCGAAGGTCGCACCTTCACGATGGAAATGCTCGAACGAGCCTGCAACCTGATCAAAGGCGGCGCCAAGCTGATCGCCACCAACATGGACCCGAACTGCCCGACCCAACATGGACTGCGTCCCGGCTGCGGGGCGATTGTTGCCATGCTGGAATCGGCAACCGGCATGAAAGCGTTCAGCGTCGGCAAGCCGAGCCCGATCATGATGCGTTCGGCTCGCAAGGAACTCGGACTTTCGGCGTCACAGACCACGATCATCGGCGACACGATGGAAACCGACATCCTCGGCGGTGTCCAGCTCGGCTACCAGACCGTTCTCGTCCTCAGCGGCGGCACCCGTCGTGAAGACCTGAAGAACTACGCCTTCCAGCCGGACCTCGTCGTCGACTCCATCGCCGACCTCGACCTCGACATGCTCATCAGCCCGGAACCCCACCTGACCACCGCCATGCATTCCGTCGGATAG